In one Polaribacter sp. ALD11 genomic region, the following are encoded:
- a CDS encoding SDR family NAD(P)-dependent oxidoreductase has protein sequence MSDKKENTEIASCIVTIQKLLEDTNQLFEIPEAQRVALFKVAGELSRPNRDEFQRRRKDAKKAAKRKQIESDKHARKSTGIRSARESALFVAPKLLAAASITEETPELESPRNCYVCKTVFTKLHHFYDTMCTDCGDLNYAKRFQTTDLKDQVAVITGSRLKIGYHITLMLLRSGATVVATTRFPADSAIRFSKEEDYKDWSDRLHIHGLDLRHIPSVEIFCNYIEQKYNRLDILINNAAQTVRRPSGFYFHLMENEKKPIDQLPKLAQSLLKEHADCLVELSSLSVSTSKTSKNNVLPVTWHGPEPGIGLRNSAELSQIPYSFDNSLQTAEVFPEGELDADLQQVDLRKTNSWRLRLGEIETTEMVEVQLVNAVAPFVLCNRLSNLMMKENTGKKHIINVTAMEGKFHRFKKVDRHPHTNMAKAALNMLTHTSASTFAKSGIYMNAVDTGWVTDEDPAELSKKKQDVHDFQPPLDIVDGAARVMDPLIDGINTGKHWSGKFLKDYFPIDW, from the coding sequence ATGAGCGATAAAAAAGAGAACACAGAAATAGCATCTTGCATTGTTACGATTCAGAAATTATTGGAAGATACCAATCAGCTTTTTGAAATTCCAGAAGCACAAAGAGTCGCACTTTTTAAGGTTGCAGGTGAATTATCTAGACCCAACCGTGATGAATTTCAACGCAGAAGAAAAGACGCTAAAAAAGCAGCTAAACGTAAGCAAATAGAGAGTGACAAGCATGCTAGAAAATCAACCGGAATTCGTTCTGCAAGAGAATCGGCTCTTTTTGTGGCTCCTAAATTACTAGCTGCTGCTTCAATTACTGAAGAAACACCAGAATTAGAATCTCCAAGAAACTGTTATGTTTGTAAAACAGTTTTTACCAAGTTGCATCATTTTTATGATACCATGTGTACAGATTGTGGCGATTTAAATTATGCAAAACGTTTTCAAACCACAGATTTAAAAGATCAGGTTGCTGTAATTACAGGTTCTCGTTTAAAAATTGGGTATCATATTACGTTAATGTTATTACGTTCTGGCGCAACTGTTGTTGCAACTACGCGTTTTCCTGCAGATTCTGCCATTCGTTTTTCTAAAGAGGAAGATTATAAAGATTGGAGCGATCGTTTGCACATTCATGGTTTAGATTTAAGACACATACCAAGTGTAGAGATTTTCTGTAATTACATTGAACAAAAATACAATCGATTAGATATTCTAATTAATAATGCGGCACAAACCGTAAGAAGACCATCTGGGTTTTATTTCCATTTAATGGAAAATGAAAAGAAACCAATTGACCAATTACCAAAATTAGCTCAGAGCTTATTAAAAGAACATGCAGATTGTTTGGTTGAACTTTCTAGTTTAAGTGTTTCAACATCAAAAACAAGTAAGAATAACGTGTTGCCTGTTACTTGGCACGGACCAGAACCAGGAATTGGCTTGCGTAATTCTGCAGAATTATCTCAAATTCCGTATAGTTTTGACAATTCTTTGCAAACAGCAGAAGTTTTTCCTGAAGGAGAATTAGATGCCGATTTACAACAAGTAGATTTAAGAAAAACAAACAGCTGGCGTTTAAGATTAGGCGAAATTGAAACCACAGAAATGGTAGAAGTACAGTTGGTAAATGCTGTTGCTCCTTTTGTTTTATGCAATCGTTTGTCTAATTTAATGATGAAAGAAAACACGGGTAAAAAGCACATTATTAATGTTACTGCCATGGAAGGAAAGTTCCATAGATTTAAGAAAGTAGACAGACATCCGCATACAAATATGGCAAAAGCTGCTTTAAATATGTTAACGCATACTTCTGCTTCTACATTTGCAAAATCTGGTATTTATATGAACGCTGTAGATACGGGTTGGGTTACAGATGAAGATCCTGCAGAATTGTCTAAAAAGAAACAAGACGTTCACGATTTTCAGCCTCCGTTAGATATTGTAGATGGTGCCGCTAGAGTTATGGATCCTTTAATTGACGGAATTAATACGGGTAAACATTGGTCTGGTAAATTCTTAAAAGATTATTTTCCTATTGATTGGTAG
- a CDS encoding prolyl oligopeptidase family serine peptidase, translating to MKLRKEAILSFFTLITTFLNAQYKYPITKKIPVVNIYHGIKITDNYQWLENTSDIEVKTWVEDQNNISTKFLNKISKSMGSKSKLKAFRWNEVDYDNNSLPVENDKVYYKLMYPGKNSPLNIYYAKGTKGRFTSLISANSISKKDRIIFNGLYPSGDDRFLAYGYNRNGSDWKEIKIVGIKKKHFFKETLKELLSPQVNWYGQGFFYIKNTYNPDDISRSFPEIMYHKLDTEQSEDEKIFNVDNENESLRIYGKDNQSAFGIKKSDKSKNKFSYYYLKPKDGKKEFKSLFINIKYDMDFLRVDSDTIIAITNIKNKRQIIKFPITNPKKWTLLTPSYKHAVLTGYEFADNKIITSFQSEKSSIIVITDFKGNLLGETITPEGLSVSKLAYGKKEKKLLFKLSSYSVPPVTCQLDLLDYSFKYLGKTNVVFDASKYKFMRKKITSHDGTKIPVFIVYKDSIRKDGNTPFLLKTYGGYGSIAKPTFDPGIIYFIENGGAFAYVHIRGGGEFGFDWWQAGRKLKKKNGILDFTAAAEYLIKEGYTKAKKIGVMGTSHGGLITAGAIIEKPSLFGAAVINVGALDMLRMERTETGSMYVNINEFGTVKKEEEFKNLLSYSPFHNIKETVNYPSTLVITADNDTRVPPYQSYKFAGKLQNGENQKNPILLWSQSKAGHFGANQYTEIIKETSFIYNFLINELTKNK from the coding sequence ATGAAATTACGAAAAGAAGCTATCCTATCTTTTTTTACATTAATTACTACTTTTTTAAATGCTCAGTATAAATATCCAATAACAAAGAAAATTCCTGTTGTAAATATATACCACGGTATAAAAATTACAGATAATTATCAATGGTTAGAAAATACAAGTGATATTGAAGTTAAAACTTGGGTAGAGGATCAAAATAATATTTCCACAAAGTTTTTGAATAAAATATCAAAATCGATGGGTTCTAAATCTAAATTAAAAGCATTTAGATGGAATGAAGTGGACTATGATAATAACAGTCTTCCTGTTGAAAATGATAAGGTGTATTATAAATTAATGTATCCAGGAAAAAATTCTCCCTTAAATATTTATTATGCAAAAGGAACTAAGGGGAGGTTTACTAGTTTAATTTCTGCAAATTCAATTTCAAAAAAAGATAGAATTATATTTAATGGTTTATACCCATCTGGAGATGATCGTTTTTTAGCATATGGGTACAATAGAAATGGAAGTGATTGGAAAGAAATTAAAATTGTAGGAATAAAGAAAAAACATTTTTTTAAAGAGACTCTAAAAGAACTGTTATCACCACAAGTAAATTGGTACGGACAAGGTTTCTTTTATATTAAAAATACATACAACCCTGATGATATAAGTAGAAGTTTTCCCGAGATTATGTATCATAAATTAGACACGGAACAGTCTGAAGATGAAAAAATATTTAATGTTGATAATGAAAATGAATCTTTGCGCATTTACGGTAAAGACAATCAAAGTGCTTTTGGCATAAAAAAATCAGATAAATCTAAAAATAAATTTAGTTACTATTACTTGAAGCCTAAGGATGGTAAAAAAGAATTTAAATCTTTATTTATAAATATTAAATATGATATGGATTTCCTTAGGGTTGATTCTGATACAATTATAGCGATAACAAATATTAAAAATAAAAGACAAATAATTAAGTTTCCTATAACTAATCCTAAAAAATGGACTTTATTAACGCCATCTTATAAACATGCTGTTCTTACAGGTTATGAGTTTGCAGATAATAAAATAATTACTTCATTTCAATCAGAAAAATCTTCAATAATTGTAATAACAGATTTTAAAGGAAATCTTTTAGGAGAAACAATTACACCAGAAGGATTAAGTGTAAGTAAGTTGGCATATGGAAAAAAGGAAAAGAAATTATTGTTTAAATTGTCCTCTTATTCAGTGCCACCAGTTACTTGTCAGTTAGATTTACTAGATTATTCTTTTAAATATTTAGGAAAAACGAATGTTGTTTTTGACGCATCAAAATATAAGTTTATGAGAAAAAAAATTACTTCTCATGATGGCACCAAAATTCCAGTTTTTATTGTTTACAAAGATTCTATTCGTAAAGATGGCAACACTCCTTTTTTATTAAAAACTTATGGTGGTTATGGAAGTATTGCAAAACCAACTTTTGATCCTGGTATTATTTACTTTATAGAAAACGGAGGTGCTTTTGCTTATGTTCACATTAGAGGAGGAGGAGAGTTTGGGTTTGATTGGTGGCAAGCTGGAAGAAAATTAAAAAAGAAAAATGGTATTTTAGACTTTACAGCAGCAGCTGAATACTTAATTAAAGAAGGATATACCAAAGCAAAAAAGATCGGCGTTATGGGAACTTCACATGGTGGATTAATTACTGCTGGGGCAATTATAGAAAAACCAAGTTTATTTGGTGCAGCAGTAATAAACGTTGGCGCTTTAGATATGTTACGCATGGAGAGAACCGAAACAGGTTCTATGTATGTAAATATTAATGAATTCGGAACTGTTAAAAAGGAAGAGGAATTTAAAAACTTACTTTCATATTCTCCATTTCATAATATTAAAGAAACTGTAAATTATCCTTCAACTTTAGTTATTACAGCAGATAATGACACAAGAGTTCCCCCATATCAATCGTATAAGTTTGCAGGGAAATTACAAAATGGTGAAAATCAGAAAAATCCGATTCTATTGTGGTCTCAAAGTAAAGCAGGCCATTTTGGTGCGAATCAATATACAGAGATTATAAAGGAAACTAGTTTTATCTATAACTTTTTAATTAATGAGTTAACTAAGAATAAATAA
- a CDS encoding acyl-CoA desaturase has protein sequence MIIIIFVLVLWYGGLFFQSFFLHRYAAHQVFTMSKTMERITFILTWFFQGSSYLSAYGYGIMHRMHHAYTDTEKDPHSPSYDANLFAMMWKTKTIYQDINDQNIEVDAKFTKNVPQWKSFDAFASSRFSRLLWITFYIAFFAYFTTALWQWALLPIALLMAPIHGVIINWFGHIYGYVNYKMSNTSKNLFRFDFLMMGEGYHNNHHKHASSANFGVKWHEVDVTYLIIRVLDFLGFIKLKAVTIKE, from the coding sequence CAGCGCACCAAGTTTTTACAATGTCTAAAACAATGGAGCGTATTACTTTTATTTTAACCTGGTTTTTTCAAGGTTCTAGTTACTTAAGTGCTTATGGTTACGGTATTATGCACCGCATGCATCATGCGTATACAGATACAGAAAAAGATCCTCATTCGCCGTCTTATGATGCTAATTTATTTGCAATGATGTGGAAAACAAAAACCATTTATCAAGATATAAATGATCAAAATATTGAAGTAGATGCAAAGTTCACTAAAAACGTACCACAATGGAAAAGCTTTGATGCTTTTGCAAGTTCTCGTTTCTCTAGATTGCTTTGGATTACTTTTTATATTGCTTTTTTCGCTTATTTTACAACTGCTTTATGGCAATGGGCTTTATTACCAATTGCTTTATTAATGGCACCAATTCACGGAGTAATTATCAATTGGTTTGGTCATATTTATGGCTATGTAAATTATAAAATGTCTAATACAAGCAAAAACCTTTTCCGTTTCGATTTCTTAATGATGGGTGAAGGATATCATAACAATCATCATAAACATGCAAGTAGCGCCAACTTTGGCGTAAAATGGCACGAAGTAGATGTAACTTACTTAATCATTAGAGTTTTAGATTTTCTCGGTTTCATTAAGTTGAAGGCAGTTACTATTAAAGAATAA
- a CDS encoding cold-shock protein: protein MSKGTVKFFNESKGFGFITEEGVDKDHFVHISGLVDEIREGDQVEFDLQEGNKGLNAVNVKVI from the coding sequence ATGAGTAAAGGTACAGTAAAGTTTTTCAATGAGTCTAAAGGATTTGGATTTATTACAGAAGAAGGAGTTGATAAAGATCATTTCGTTCACATTTCTGGATTAGTAGATGAAATCAGAGAAGGTGACCAAGTTGAATTTGACTTACAAGAAGGAAACAAAGGATTAAATGCAGTTAACGTAAAAGTTATCTAA
- a CDS encoding DEAD/DEAH box helicase: MSKQFSDLGINKELQQSLADLKIIIPTEIQEKVIPIVLNQQQDVVALAKTGTGKTAAFGLPLLQLIDVENDNIQAVILAPTRELGQQISSNLESFATNSPNISIATICGGIPIKPQIDRLKEATHIVVATPGRLADLVKREAISIKNISYFILDEADEMVTALKEGLDSIIAEIPKKRRTLLFTATMPGAIRQMVNNYMAKEVVTIEANMETLGHQGIDHQYVVVEPIEKLEVLLHFLNSQAGKRGIIFCKTKAAVNKLAKNLAINKFSSGAIHGSLTQGIRDRIMDQFREGHVDILVATDLAARGIDVKDLSYVVNYHLPDTYDAYVHRSGRTARAGASGLSLTIIQKEERQDIGDFEKALDIRFEAYKKADAQSIEESNGVIWANKIFKTKPNRTVSEDFKSQIKTIFHHLTKEELVDKILANYLANTKAMNSSSEVTKKKKKK, translated from the coding sequence ATGTCAAAACAGTTTTCAGATTTAGGAATTAATAAAGAATTGCAACAGAGTTTAGCTGATTTAAAGATCATTATACCTACAGAAATTCAAGAAAAAGTAATTCCTATTGTTTTAAATCAGCAACAAGATGTTGTTGCGTTAGCAAAAACAGGAACTGGTAAAACTGCAGCTTTTGGTTTGCCTTTACTGCAATTAATTGATGTTGAAAACGACAATATACAAGCAGTAATCTTAGCACCAACAAGAGAATTAGGGCAACAAATTTCTAGTAATTTAGAATCTTTTGCAACAAATAGTCCTAATATTTCGATTGCTACTATTTGCGGAGGAATACCAATTAAACCTCAGATAGATCGTTTAAAAGAAGCAACACATATCGTGGTAGCAACTCCAGGACGTTTGGCAGATTTAGTAAAAAGAGAAGCCATCAGTATTAAAAACATTTCTTACTTTATTTTAGATGAGGCAGACGAAATGGTCACTGCTTTAAAAGAAGGTTTAGATAGTATTATTGCAGAAATTCCGAAGAAAAGAAGAACGTTATTATTTACAGCTACAATGCCAGGAGCCATTAGGCAAATGGTAAATAATTACATGGCAAAAGAGGTAGTTACCATTGAAGCCAATATGGAAACTCTTGGTCACCAAGGTATCGATCATCAATATGTAGTGGTAGAACCGATTGAAAAGTTAGAAGTGCTATTGCATTTTTTAAATTCACAAGCAGGAAAACGAGGAATTATTTTTTGTAAAACGAAAGCAGCCGTTAATAAATTAGCCAAAAACTTAGCAATTAATAAATTCTCTTCTGGCGCAATTCATGGTAGTTTAACACAAGGAATTCGTGACCGTATTATGGACCAGTTTAGAGAAGGACATGTAGATATCTTAGTAGCTACAGATTTAGCAGCACGTGGTATTGATGTAAAAGACCTTTCTTATGTTGTAAACTATCACTTACCAGATACGTACGATGCGTATGTGCATAGAAGTGGTAGAACTGCTAGAGCAGGAGCAAGCGGATTGTCTTTAACCATTATTCAGAAGGAAGAAAGACAAGATATTGGCGATTTTGAAAAAGCTTTAGACATTCGTTTTGAAGCTTATAAAAAAGCAGATGCACAAAGTATTGAAGAAAGTAATGGAGTAATTTGGGCAAATAAAATATTTAAAACAAAGCCAAATCGTACAGTATCAGAAGATTTTAAATCGCAAATAAAAACCATTTTTCATCATTTAACAAAAGAAGAATTAGTAGACAAAATATTAGCGAATTACTTAGCCAATACAAAAGCTATGAATTCAAGTTCTGAAGTTACAAAAAAGAAGAAAAAGAAGTAA